The Triticum aestivum cultivar Chinese Spring chromosome 7B, IWGSC CS RefSeq v2.1, whole genome shotgun sequence genome window below encodes:
- the LOC123161331 gene encoding protein HEAT-STRESS-ASSOCIATED 32, with the protein MRGWREEVVALSLEAHGPGDDRPEKPRRYGVTEMRSPCYSFRPAHHALQEILDNIGPFVDGLKFSGGSHSLMGKELIREITDLAHKHDMYVSTGDWAEHLLRQGPSSFKQYVEECKELGFDTIELNAGSLKLPEEAILRLVRLIKNNGLRAKPLFSVKFDSSDIPAAGDRAFGAYIAPVKQSSERVEDIDLLIRRAERCLEAGADMIMIDTDDVCQRADSLRADVIAKIVGRLGLERTMFETSGANTSEWFVKRYGPRVNLFADHSEVMNLERLRGLDVRRSVRPLLPSPFFLM; encoded by the exons ATGAGGGGTTGGAGAGAGGAGGTGGTGGCGCTGTCGCTGGAGGCGCACGGCCCCGGCGACGACCGGCCGGAGAAGCCGCGCCGCTACGGGGTCACGGAGATGAGGAGCCCCTGCTACTCCTTCCGCCCCGCCCACCACGCGCTCCAG GAAATATTGGATAATATCGGCCCTTTTGTTGACGGTCTGAAGTTTTCCGGTGGATCTCATAGTTTGATGGGAAAAGAACTGATCAGAGAGATCACCGATTTAGCACACAAGCATGACATGTATGTGAGCACTGGTGACTGGGCAGAGCATCTCCTGCGCCAGGGACCCTCTTCGTTCAAGCAATATGTAGAG GAATGCAAGGAGTTAGGATTCGACACCATTGAGCTCAACGCCGGATCTCTCAAGCTCCCTGAAGAGGCTATCCTGAGACTAGTACGCCTCATAAAGAACAACGGTTTGCGAGCCAAGCCCCTGTTTTCAGTGAAGTTCGACAGCTCTGATATCCCTGCAGCCGGTGATAGGGCGTTTGGGGCTTACATAGCTCCAGTGAAGCAGAGCTCAG AAAGAGTCGAAGACATTGACCTGCTGATCAGGAGGGCCGAGAGATGCCTGGAGGCAGGTGCGGACATGATCATGATCGACACCGATGACGTGTGCCAGCGCGCTGACTCTCTCAGGGCGGACGTCATCGCGAAGATCGTCGGCCGGCTCGGGCTCGAGAGAACCATGTTCGAGACATCCGGTGCCAACACCTCCGAGTGGTTCGTCAAACGATACGGCCCACGA GTGAACCTCTTCGCCGACCACTCCGAGGTGATGAACCTGGAGCGCCTCCGGGGCTTGGACGTGCGCAGGAGCGTCCGCCCCCTGCTCCCTTCGCCGTTCTTCCTGATGTGA